A single region of the Eleginops maclovinus isolate JMC-PN-2008 ecotype Puerto Natales chromosome 4, JC_Emac_rtc_rv5, whole genome shotgun sequence genome encodes:
- the LOC134863508 gene encoding ribonuclease P protein subunit p25-like translates to MFTGCGMIAGQNPYLIRDAVRPLPGLEVSRPIQIENGVPSGSCPVYHNQIYSNAVQPAVINNVSSPLKPMPVPVPPAALKLGQEGFKKVCRTEEDSPCPFPGLASGVLEMRVKEGSKIRNLMGFAMTRMQGEKGISGGCVSDGGLRQVVFTGSGRAVTKTITCAEIMKRKVGSLHQLTKLQYKVVKEVWESSEGGASEMTVHRTVPSISILLSKDPLDPQEPGYQPPETLGALWEEREAVESAPQTPCKRTLGPLPYSSFPHCKRVCLGEGVSVHAPH, encoded by the coding sequence ATGTTCACCGGGTGCGGAATGATCGCTGGCCAGAACCCGTACCTGATCAGAGACGCTGTCAGGCCCCTTCCCGGACTAGAGGTGAGCCGCCCGATCCAAATTGAGAATGGGGTACCTTCAGGGAGCTGCCCCGTATACCATAACCAGATTTATAGCAATGCCGTCCAGCCGGCAGTGATCAACAATGTTTCTAGCCCGCTGAAGCCCATGCCAGTGCCAGTCCCTCCCGCTGCACTCAAACTAGGACAGGAAGGGTTTAAGAAAGTCTGCCGAACTGAGGAGGATAGCCCCTGCCCGTTTCCAGGACTGGCCTCTGGGGTGCTGGAGATGCGCGTGAAGGAGGGAAGTAAGATCCGCAACTTAATGGGATTTGCCATGACACGGATGCAGGGAGAGAAGGGCATAAGTGGGGGATGTGTGAGCGATGGTGGGCTCAGGCAGGTGGTCTTCACCGGGTCAGGCCGCGCCGTCACCAAGACCATCACTTGTGCTGAGATCATGAAACGAAAAGTGGGCTCTCTGCACCAGCTGACCAAGCTGCAGTACAAGGTGGTGAAAGAAGTGTGGGAGAGCAGCGAGGGGGGGGCATCGGAAATGACGGTGCACAGGACCGTGCCCTCCATTAGCATCCTTCTTTCCAAAGACCCGCTGGATCCCCAGGAACCGGGCTATCAGCCTCCAGAGACTCTcggtgcattgtgggaggagagagaggctgTTGAATCCGCCCCGCAGACACCATGCAAGAGAACTCTTGGACCTTTGCCATACAGCAGTTTCCCTCACTGTAAGAGAGTGTGTTTGGGGGAAGGAGTCTCAGTCCACGCTCCTCACTGA